In Salinarimonas sp., a genomic segment contains:
- a CDS encoding Lrp/AsnC ligand binding domain-containing protein: MAVKPADLDRTDHRILAVLQEDGRISAVDLAERIGLSPTATGERLRRLQKEGVIEGFSARLNPHRVGLGLLVFVEVSLDKTTPDVFERFAEAVRRAPEVLECHMVAGGFDYLVKTRVSDMTAYRRFLGDVLLALPGVRETRTYAVMEEVKTDGALPVRG; this comes from the coding sequence ATGGCCGTGAAACCCGCGGATCTCGACCGGACCGACCACCGCATCCTCGCCGTCCTGCAGGAGGACGGGCGCATCTCCGCCGTCGATCTCGCCGAGCGGATCGGCCTCTCGCCCACCGCCACGGGCGAGCGCCTGCGGCGGCTGCAGAAGGAGGGCGTGATCGAGGGCTTCTCGGCGCGGCTCAACCCGCACCGCGTCGGGCTCGGCCTGCTCGTCTTCGTCGAGGTCTCCCTCGACAAGACGACGCCCGACGTCTTCGAACGGTTCGCCGAAGCGGTGCGCCGCGCGCCCGAGGTGCTCGAGTGCCACATGGTGGCGGGCGGCTTCGACTACCTGGTGAAGACCCGCGTCTCCGACATGACGGCGTATCGCCGCTTCCTCGGCGACGTGCTGCTGGCGCTGCCGGGCGTGCGCGAGACGCGCACCTACGCGGTGATGGAGGAGGTGAAGACCGACGGGGCGCTGCCGGTTCGAGGGTAG